The following coding sequences are from one uncultured Desulfobacter sp. window:
- a CDS encoding aldehyde ferredoxin oxidoreductase C-terminal domain-containing protein encodes MAQINLKEIKRLSYQPAKVHHGYTDHSLHIDVGKKEINISCIEDKIKQTFVGGKGYDLWLMWHAVSGTTRWNDPENAVCIASGPLGGTPGYPGGGKSIVTAISPLTGAPIDSNVGGHFGPFKKFAGFDVIQLDGKAVQDTVILIDGIENTIKLFQAYSLPEDAYDLSAALTHYFDEKKPGNVSVVTTGPGAEHTCFGCLNFSWWDAGRKIVRYKQAGRGGIGTVFADKKIKAVVARCGPVSMKTNHPADPQGLKTVARGYTREITTLDPVQNRMALVGTTHLVPIMNDHDCLPVHNFKFGSHPQGKVIGEETYEHIFDKGFDGCWKGCAVACAHGVKDFYPLTGPYRGKKVFVDGPEYETVAGCGSNLGIFDAHTILEMNFYCDAYGLDTISVGTAIAFAMECFESGQITLAHTGGMDLSFGNRFNALELVHQMAQGKGFGVVVGKGVRQMKQIFAREYGADSDFMQDIGMESKGLEFSEYITKESLAQQGGYGLALKGPQHDEAWLIFLDMVHNFMPTFEDKAEALHWFPMLRTWFGLCGLCKLPWNDIVPADNKETPEPAKVVKHVAWYAQVFSAVTGRQVDSQDLLTMSEAVYNFQRIFNLKMGYGTREHDGVPYRAMGPVTVAEYESRADRYDTQLKDTYGIDISAMDTPAKMAVLRQKREEQYELLKDAVYKRRGWTPNGIPTVETVKRLGIDFPEVLGVLKANGVI; translated from the coding sequence ATGGCTCAAATCAATCTTAAAGAGATCAAGCGTCTGTCTTATCAACCGGCAAAAGTTCATCATGGATACACCGACCATTCCCTTCACATCGACGTCGGTAAAAAAGAGATCAATATTTCTTGTATTGAAGACAAAATTAAACAAACATTCGTCGGCGGTAAAGGATATGATCTTTGGCTCATGTGGCACGCCGTGTCTGGAACCACCCGCTGGAATGATCCTGAAAATGCCGTCTGCATTGCATCGGGACCGCTGGGCGGAACACCGGGATATCCGGGGGGCGGAAAAAGTATTGTCACGGCTATTTCCCCACTCACAGGGGCACCCATTGATTCAAACGTCGGCGGGCATTTCGGGCCGTTTAAAAAATTTGCGGGCTTTGATGTCATCCAGTTGGACGGAAAGGCCGTGCAGGATACGGTGATTCTTATCGACGGGATTGAAAATACCATTAAGCTGTTCCAGGCATACAGCCTGCCCGAAGATGCCTATGACTTGTCAGCGGCATTGACACACTATTTTGATGAAAAAAAACCGGGTAATGTATCCGTGGTGACCACGGGGCCCGGGGCGGAACACACCTGTTTCGGGTGTTTGAACTTCTCCTGGTGGGATGCCGGGCGTAAAATCGTCCGGTATAAACAGGCGGGCAGGGGGGGGATTGGGACCGTATTTGCCGATAAAAAAATAAAGGCGGTTGTGGCAAGATGCGGCCCGGTCTCCATGAAAACCAACCACCCGGCTGATCCCCAGGGGCTTAAAACGGTTGCCAGGGGCTATACCCGAGAGATTACCACCCTCGACCCCGTGCAAAACCGGATGGCCTTGGTCGGCACAACCCATCTGGTACCCATTATGAATGATCATGATTGCTTGCCCGTGCATAATTTCAAATTTGGTTCCCATCCCCAGGGAAAGGTCATTGGCGAAGAAACCTATGAACATATTTTTGACAAGGGCTTTGACGGATGCTGGAAAGGCTGTGCCGTGGCCTGTGCCCATGGGGTCAAAGATTTTTATCCGTTGACCGGACCCTATCGGGGTAAAAAGGTTTTTGTTGACGGACCCGAATATGAGACCGTGGCGGGATGCGGGTCCAACCTGGGCATTTTTGATGCCCACACCATTCTTGAGATGAATTTTTACTGCGATGCATACGGTCTGGATACCATCTCCGTGGGCACCGCCATTGCCTTTGCCATGGAGTGTTTTGAAAGTGGTCAGATCACCCTGGCCCACACCGGTGGCATGGATTTAAGTTTCGGTAACCGGTTCAATGCCCTGGAACTTGTTCACCAGATGGCACAAGGCAAAGGCTTTGGTGTCGTTGTGGGTAAAGGCGTCCGACAGATGAAACAGATTTTTGCCAGGGAGTATGGTGCCGATTCAGACTTTATGCAGGATATCGGGATGGAGTCCAAGGGGTTGGAATTTTCAGAATACATCACCAAGGAGAGTTTGGCCCAGCAGGGCGGGTATGGACTGGCCCTCAAAGGCCCACAGCATGACGAAGCCTGGTTGATTTTTTTGGACATGGTTCACAATTTCATGCCCACCTTCGAAGACAAGGCCGAGGCCCTGCACTGGTTTCCCATGCTCAGAACCTGGTTTGGCCTGTGTGGTCTGTGCAAATTACCCTGGAATGATATTGTGCCTGCGGACAACAAAGAGACCCCGGAGCCTGCCAAGGTGGTGAAACACGTGGCCTGGTATGCGCAAGTTTTTTCTGCGGTGACCGGCAGACAGGTCGATTCCCAGGACCTGCTCACCATGAGTGAAGCCGTATACAATTTCCAGCGGATCTTCAATTTGAAGATGGGATACGGCACCCGGGAGCACGATGGGGTCCCCTATCGTGCCATGGGACCTGTCACCGTGGCAGAGTACGAATCCAGGGCAGATCGTTATGACACACAGTTGAAGGATACTTACGGCATTGACATTTCAGCCATGGATACACCTGCCAAAATGGCGGTGCTGCGCCAAAAACGCGAAGAACAATATGAGCTGCTCAAAGATGCGGTGTACAAACGCCGGGGCTGGACACCGAATGGGATACCGACCGTTGAAACGGTCAAACGCCTTGGCATTGATTTTCCCGAAGTGCTTGGGGTGCTCAAAGCCAACGGGGTTATTTAA
- a CDS encoding CBS domain-containing protein, translating to MKIITTHKGSDFDALACLVAATVLYPDAKPVLPGTINANLKNFLAIHKDLFDLWAPKEVDLDTVDTLICVDTHSWSRLDQRLSVLSEKPDLDIIVWDHHEDGDIEARETHFAKTGAAVTLLVQQIEKERKLITPIQATLFLIGLYEDTGHLSYPSTCPEDAYAAGFLLDRKADLNILGTFLQPAYGKKQKEVLFDMLQRADRSEVNGFSLSVSQVEIYNRVENLAMVMQMYRELMNVDVAIGIFQDVKKDKCMVIGRSGVDEINIGVLMRSLGGGGHPGAGSALVKGANPAALLETVMELLKGNQYSSVMLSDIMSYPVVTVKEDTPVGDVAMMLREMGCSGMPVVDHDDTLVGVVSRRDFRKVKKSNQMQSPIKAIMSRKLITIAYDKSAVEAARLMIRHDIGRIPVMKEDKIIGIITRSDAMMYFYDLLPD from the coding sequence ATGAAAATCATCACCACACATAAAGGTTCTGATTTTGATGCCCTGGCATGCCTTGTGGCAGCCACCGTCTTATACCCGGATGCAAAGCCTGTGCTTCCCGGAACCATTAATGCCAACCTTAAAAATTTTTTGGCCATACACAAAGATCTTTTTGATTTGTGGGCACCCAAAGAGGTGGACCTGGATACCGTGGACACCCTGATCTGCGTGGACACCCACTCATGGTCCCGCCTGGACCAGAGATTAAGTGTTTTATCAGAAAAACCAGACCTTGACATCATTGTCTGGGACCATCATGAAGACGGGGATATTGAAGCCCGGGAGACTCATTTTGCCAAGACCGGTGCTGCGGTTACCCTGCTGGTCCAGCAGATTGAAAAAGAACGCAAACTGATCACCCCGATTCAAGCCACACTTTTTTTAATCGGCCTTTACGAGGATACGGGACATTTGTCCTATCCGTCCACCTGCCCCGAAGACGCCTATGCCGCAGGATTTCTGCTGGACCGCAAGGCGGATCTCAATATATTGGGGACCTTTTTGCAGCCGGCATACGGCAAAAAGCAAAAAGAGGTTCTCTTCGACATGCTCCAGCGGGCAGATCGAAGTGAGGTGAACGGTTTCTCCCTGAGTGTATCCCAGGTGGAAATTTATAACCGGGTGGAAAATCTGGCCATGGTGATGCAGATGTACCGGGAACTGATGAATGTTGACGTGGCCATCGGCATATTCCAGGACGTTAAAAAAGACAAATGCATGGTAATCGGCAGAAGCGGTGTGGATGAAATCAACATCGGGGTTTTGATGCGATCCCTTGGCGGCGGGGGCCATCCCGGTGCAGGCTCAGCCCTGGTCAAGGGCGCAAATCCGGCGGCATTGCTGGAAACTGTCATGGAATTGCTCAAGGGCAACCAGTACTCTTCGGTCATGTTATCCGATATCATGTCATACCCCGTGGTGACGGTAAAAGAAGACACCCCTGTGGGGGATGTGGCCATGATGCTTCGGGAGATGGGATGTTCGGGCATGCCGGTTGTGGATCATGACGATACGCTTGTGGGGGTGGTGTCAAGGCGGGACTTTAGAAAGGTCAAAAAGTCAAATCAGATGCAGTCCCCGATTAAAGCCATCATGAGTCGAAAGCTGATCACCATAGCCTATGATAAAAGTGCGGTTGAGGCGGCCCGCCTGATGATCCGGCATGATATCGGCCGGATTCCCGTCATGAAAGAGGATAAGATCATCGGGATCATCACCCGGTCCGATGCCATGATGTATTTTTATGATCTGCTGCCCGATTAA
- a CDS encoding M99 family carboxypeptidase catalytic domain-containing protein produces MDKLSILKNMMISKYFLYKRFFYLVVRRFSVLSVFGTAALLWFAVPVSASQSGLDFSVHTLTSKAPGKTALIVGGIQGDEPGGFNAAALIATRYNILSGQVIVVPNLNFESIIKRSRGVYGDMNRKFDQVSQTDPERQTVAKIKSMIIDPEVDFILNLHDGSGFFTPTRESNMRNPDRWGQSIIIDQAMMPAQYTGLFSDLETTARQCAQHVNAYLINPDHRVRVKNTRTAEGDEEMAKTLTFFAMKNKKPAFGVEASKSFLTPGRVYYHLRAIESFLTKAGIHFERDFPLTQKEIEKAIDKDIALTLNECRILLYAENIRNRINYLPMKKDGELQFLVNNPLLAVVHNKSDFSLYHGNRCLSHLSPQYFEYDLGIDSIEMEVDGRKKQVPFGSKIVVKEQFMVHPIPDHRVNIIGFTTQGEKDEAGLLVTRKDCMQRFSIDQDGRIFRIEVYRQGKFNGMVLADFRFQDNTGKQDKTDQVAQATGIIQDKKNLIR; encoded by the coding sequence ATGGATAAACTTTCTATTTTAAAAAATATGATGATATCAAAATATTTCCTTTATAAAAGATTTTTTTACCTGGTGGTCCGGCGGTTTTCGGTTCTATCGGTTTTTGGAACGGCAGCGCTGTTATGGTTTGCGGTGCCCGTCTCTGCATCCCAATCCGGCCTTGACTTCAGTGTGCACACCCTGACATCCAAGGCCCCTGGAAAAACAGCACTCATCGTGGGCGGCATCCAGGGGGATGAACCCGGCGGATTTAATGCGGCAGCCCTGATTGCCACCCGGTACAACATACTTTCCGGCCAGGTTATTGTGGTGCCGAACCTTAATTTCGAAAGTATTATCAAACGATCCCGAGGTGTTTACGGGGACATGAACCGTAAATTTGACCAGGTAAGCCAAACAGATCCCGAGCGGCAGACCGTTGCCAAAATAAAATCAATGATCATTGACCCGGAGGTTGATTTTATTTTAAATCTGCATGACGGCTCCGGATTTTTTACGCCCACCCGTGAAAGCAATATGCGCAACCCGGACAGATGGGGGCAGAGCATTATTATTGACCAGGCAATGATGCCGGCACAATATACCGGCCTGTTTTCAGATCTTGAAACCACGGCAAGGCAGTGCGCGCAACATGTCAATGCTTACCTGATTAATCCCGATCATAGGGTGCGGGTTAAAAATACCCGGACCGCAGAAGGGGACGAGGAGATGGCAAAGACACTGACCTTTTTTGCCATGAAAAATAAGAAGCCGGCCTTCGGCGTTGAAGCCAGCAAGTCCTTTCTAACCCCGGGGCGTGTTTATTACCATCTTCGGGCCATCGAATCCTTTTTAACCAAAGCAGGCATCCATTTTGAACGTGATTTTCCTTTAACTCAAAAAGAGATCGAAAAGGCCATTGATAAGGATATTGCCCTGACCCTCAATGAGTGCAGAATCCTTCTCTATGCAGAAAATATACGCAATCGCATCAACTATCTGCCCATGAAAAAAGACGGTGAACTTCAGTTTCTGGTGAATAACCCGTTACTTGCCGTGGTGCACAATAAATCTGATTTCAGTTTGTACCACGGCAATCGCTGTCTTTCCCATCTCAGCCCCCAGTATTTTGAATATGATCTTGGCATCGACAGCATTGAGATGGAAGTTGACGGCCGGAAAAAACAGGTCCCCTTTGGGTCTAAAATTGTGGTTAAAGAGCAGTTTATGGTGCACCCCATCCCTGATCACCGGGTTAATATTATTGGGTTCACAACCCAGGGGGAAAAGGATGAAGCAGGGCTTTTGGTTACCCGGAAAGATTGTATGCAGCGTTTTTCAATTGATCAGGACGGCCGCATTTTCAGAATTGAAGTATACAGGCAGGGCAAATTCAACGGGATGGTTCTGGCGGACTTTCGGTTCCAAGATAATACGGGCAAACAGGATAAAACCGATCAGGTCGCCCAGGCCACCGGCATCATCCAGGATAAAAAAAATTTGATCAGATAA
- a CDS encoding ATP-binding cassette domain-containing protein has protein sequence MDRRQTVKKASFQILKGIRSGLVGGNGSGKTTIFRLITGRDEPDNDALASLLEQYGKVTEMFEVRGAMTLNTGPRWLAENLNQLVARFKPA, from the coding sequence ATGGATCGCCGTCAAACCGTAAAGAAAGCCAGTTTCCAGATCTTAAAAGGCATCCGGTCAGGGTTGGTGGGGGGCAACGGCTCCGGTAAAACCACGATTTTCCGCCTGATTACCGGTCGGGATGAGCCGGATAATGACGCCCTGGCGAGCCTGCTTGAACAATACGGCAAGGTCACGGAAATGTTTGAGGTCCGGGGAGCTATGACCTTGAACACCGGGCCCAGATGGTTGGCTGAAAATCTCAATCAGCTGGTTGCCAGGTTTAAACCCGCGTAA